Proteins encoded in a region of the Saccharothrix ecbatanensis genome:
- a CDS encoding class I SAM-dependent methyltransferase → MANNLMKALDAAFGHPRGKVGELGGRVMAVLNAKVEEHVTDLAAPTAEEVVLVLGPGPGVGLKLAGERALKAIGVDPSQVMLDEARERCAELIVSGRVELREGAATRTGQPEDSVDVVISVNNLQLWGNRPAAFHELVRVLRPGGRLVVSVHRRVLDTSEYDLIKEAEAAGFTGVRTSLQQYGGVVGPSVQLLADVPA, encoded by the coding sequence ATGGCGAACAACCTGATGAAGGCGTTGGACGCGGCGTTCGGCCACCCGCGCGGCAAGGTCGGCGAGCTGGGCGGCCGGGTGATGGCCGTGCTGAACGCGAAGGTCGAGGAGCACGTCACGGACCTGGCGGCGCCGACGGCCGAGGAGGTCGTGCTGGTGCTCGGCCCCGGTCCGGGAGTGGGGCTGAAGCTGGCCGGTGAACGCGCGTTGAAGGCGATCGGCGTCGACCCGTCGCAGGTCATGCTGGACGAGGCGCGCGAGCGGTGTGCCGAGCTGATCGTGTCCGGTCGGGTGGAGTTGCGGGAGGGCGCGGCGACGCGGACCGGGCAGCCCGAGGACTCCGTGGACGTGGTGATCTCGGTGAACAACCTCCAGCTGTGGGGCAACCGGCCGGCCGCGTTCCACGAGCTGGTCCGGGTGCTGCGGCCGGGCGGTCGGCTGGTCGTGTCGGTGCACCGGCGGGTGCTGGACACCTCCGAGTACGACCTGATCAAGGAGGCGGAGGCGGCCGGCTTCACGGGCGTGCGCACGTCGTTGCAGCAGTACGGCGGTGTGGTGGGGCCGTCGGTCCAGCTACTCGCGGACGTCCCGGCGTAG
- a CDS encoding GNAT family N-acetyltransferase, translating into MGTITVRPPRAEDRGPLVEVHVKARRSYYEGHLPEAELVEWEEAARAKGYHFDKPGPVWLCAELDGEFAGFALVTPDGELWQLQVDPARWGNGVGLSLHDAAMDALRDLGVTTARLDVFVENRRAIRFYTARGWRETGREETHVRMALDLEDVRST; encoded by the coding sequence ATGGGGACGATCACCGTGCGCCCGCCACGCGCAGAGGACCGGGGACCGCTCGTCGAGGTGCACGTCAAGGCCCGGCGCAGCTACTACGAAGGCCACCTGCCCGAGGCGGAGCTGGTCGAGTGGGAGGAGGCGGCGCGGGCCAAGGGCTACCACTTCGACAAGCCCGGCCCGGTGTGGCTGTGCGCCGAGCTGGACGGCGAGTTCGCCGGGTTCGCGCTGGTCACGCCGGACGGCGAGCTGTGGCAGCTCCAGGTCGACCCGGCGCGGTGGGGCAACGGCGTCGGCCTCTCGCTGCACGATGCCGCCATGGACGCCCTGCGCGACCTCGGCGTCACGACCGCGCGCCTCGACGTGTTCGTGGAGAACCGGCGCGCGATCCGCTTCTACACCGCCAGGGGCTGGCGTGAGACCGGCCGCGAGGAGACGCACGTGCGAATGGCACTCGACCTTGAGGACGTGCGCTCAACCTGA
- the rpsT gene encoding 30S ribosomal protein S20, which produces MANIKSQLKRIKTNEKARLRNKAVKSSLKTAIRKFREAAEAGDKEKATALVQEASRKLDKAVSKGVIHANQAANKKSALARRANQI; this is translated from the coding sequence GTGGCGAACATCAAGTCCCAGCTGAAGCGGATCAAGACCAACGAGAAGGCGCGCCTGCGCAACAAGGCCGTCAAGTCGTCGCTCAAGACCGCGATCCGCAAGTTCCGTGAGGCCGCCGAGGCCGGTGACAAGGAGAAGGCCACCGCGCTGGTGCAGGAGGCTTCCCGCAAGCTCGACAAGGCCGTCTCCAAGGGCGTCATCCACGCCAACCAGGCCGCCAACAAGAAGTCGGCGCTCGCCCGTCGCGCCAACCAGATCTGA
- a CDS encoding winged helix DNA-binding domain-containing protein: protein MTPVLSRRALGRATLARQFLLARTDRSVPEVVTHLVGLQAQTPHTWYTGLWSRVAGFTPGLAADLLVSRELVRIAVMRTTIHLVTAEDALKLRPVVQSVLERDVFRNFTHGRDLQGLDVDAVVAAGRALLAEKPRTNKELGALLHERWPDRTPTALAYAIRCLVPLVQVPPRGVWGRSGAIAHTSVEAWLGESVADEPSVDDMVLRYLAAFGPATVKDVQTWCGLTRLREVVERLPLLRLRDEDGQELFDLPDAPRPEEDVPAPARFLYDFDNILLSHADRRRVVTADVRAQNYDPHGPVPQFFLVDGATAGDWKLHRTKEVATLELRPFGKLSTMDEVEREGGRLLAFLAPDVPKHEVRTTSPAVPRP, encoded by the coding sequence ATGACCCCGGTACTGAGCCGACGCGCCCTCGGGCGGGCCACCCTGGCCCGTCAGTTTCTGCTGGCCCGCACGGACCGGAGCGTGCCGGAGGTCGTCACGCACCTCGTCGGCTTGCAGGCCCAGACCCCGCACACCTGGTACACCGGCCTGTGGTCGCGCGTCGCCGGGTTCACCCCGGGCCTGGCCGCCGACCTGCTCGTGAGCCGTGAGCTCGTGCGGATCGCCGTGATGCGCACCACGATCCACCTGGTCACCGCCGAGGACGCTCTGAAGCTGCGTCCGGTGGTCCAATCCGTGCTCGAACGGGACGTGTTCCGCAACTTCACCCACGGCCGTGACCTGCAAGGTCTGGACGTGGACGCCGTGGTGGCCGCCGGGCGCGCGCTGCTGGCCGAGAAGCCGCGCACCAACAAGGAGTTGGGCGCCCTGCTGCACGAGCGGTGGCCGGACCGCACGCCGACCGCGCTCGCCTACGCGATCCGCTGCCTGGTGCCGCTGGTGCAGGTGCCGCCGCGCGGGGTGTGGGGTCGCAGCGGCGCCATCGCGCACACGAGCGTCGAGGCGTGGCTGGGCGAGTCGGTGGCGGACGAGCCTTCGGTGGACGACATGGTGCTGCGCTACCTGGCCGCGTTCGGGCCCGCGACGGTGAAGGACGTGCAGACGTGGTGCGGCCTGACCAGGCTGCGCGAGGTGGTCGAGCGGCTGCCCCTGCTGCGGCTGCGGGACGAGGACGGGCAGGAGCTGTTCGACCTGCCCGACGCGCCCCGGCCGGAAGAGGACGTGCCCGCGCCGGCGCGGTTCCTCTACGACTTCGACAACATCCTGCTCTCGCACGCCGACAGGCGTCGGGTCGTCACCGCTGACGTGCGGGCGCAGAACTACGACCCGCACGGTCCCGTGCCGCAGTTCTTCCTGGTCGACGGCGCCACGGCCGGTGATTGGAAGCTGCACCGCACCAAGGAGGTCGCCACGCTGGAGCTGCGGCCGTTCGGTAAATTGTCCACAATGGACGAGGTGGAGCGGGAAGGCGGGCGGTTGCTGGCGTTCCTCGCGCCGGACGTGCCGAAGCACGAAGTCCGGACAACCTCACCGGCCGTGCCGCGTCCCTGA
- a CDS encoding glycoside hydrolase family 3 N-terminal domain-containing protein: protein MLRSRKRTAVAALAALALLVTGAQASGIIEPAGQAYLDARAPVDRRVDDLLRRMTLEEKVGQMTQIRLGKLRGNCEWNPGPLREDCMKAVLEDAKVGSILSGGGDAPNPNTPRAWAEMTNAIQKYAMDHSRLPIPLIYGADGVHGHSNVLSATMFPHQIGLGATWNPELQQRLGESTGRAMRATGVFWNFAPVSDIARDTRWGRYYETYSEDPVLAGALAAANVRGQQSDPTDGTAKLTATAKHFAGYSEPFNGHDRAPAQLPIRYLQDTVLPAFQPQFDAGVGTVMINSGAVNGVPAHASKYLLTTQLRERMGFRGVAITDWEDIRFLVDRYHVAADYQEAIAMAVNAGVDMAMEPSNAAEFTSGLLASVRSGAVSGKRIDQAVRRILKLKFELGLFEKPYVDPEKADAIVNGADRALARQAAAESAVLLRNEGGVLPLSSSVGKLVVTGDTADSAARQLGGWTVGWQGVPEWSPMPPTVTVLQGIKAAAPSANVVSAPTQAEAVAQAGDADAVVVVLGEDPGAEGEADTEEPALTAAQQGLVDAVRATGKPVVVVLLTGRPQVLGTVADAPALVAGWLPGTEGGAAIADVLFGAVNPSGKLPVSWPKSVGDQPFSYDQVRGANAAPGSGYDPAFAFGHGLSYTTFTTSTPTLKSAEVGRDDKVKVSVKVANTGSRDGTLVVPVYVHQPVSKVLTPQQRLVAFTRVELKAGEERTVDVTFDVKRLAVTAGDMDGGGKPEVAKGAYEVVVGDGKARFTVR, encoded by the coding sequence GTGTTGAGATCCCGCAAACGCACGGCGGTGGCCGCGTTGGCCGCGCTCGCCCTGCTCGTCACCGGAGCGCAGGCCAGCGGCATCATCGAACCCGCGGGACAGGCGTACCTGGACGCACGCGCACCGGTCGACCGGCGGGTCGACGACCTCCTCAGGCGCATGACGCTGGAGGAGAAGGTCGGCCAGATGACGCAGATCCGGCTCGGCAAGCTGCGCGGCAACTGCGAGTGGAACCCCGGTCCGCTGCGCGAGGACTGCATGAAGGCCGTCCTGGAGGACGCGAAGGTCGGCTCGATCCTGTCCGGCGGCGGTGACGCGCCGAACCCGAACACGCCGCGCGCGTGGGCCGAGATGACCAACGCCATCCAGAAGTACGCGATGGACCACAGCCGGCTGCCGATCCCGCTGATCTACGGCGCGGACGGCGTGCACGGCCACTCGAACGTGCTCAGCGCCACGATGTTCCCGCACCAGATCGGCCTCGGCGCGACGTGGAACCCGGAGTTGCAGCAGCGGCTGGGCGAGTCGACCGGGCGGGCCATGCGCGCCACCGGCGTGTTCTGGAACTTCGCGCCGGTGTCCGACATCGCGCGTGACACCCGGTGGGGCCGCTACTACGAGACGTACAGCGAGGACCCGGTGCTGGCCGGCGCGTTGGCGGCGGCGAACGTGCGCGGGCAGCAGAGCGATCCGACCGACGGCACCGCGAAGCTCACCGCGACCGCCAAGCACTTCGCGGGGTACTCGGAGCCGTTCAACGGGCACGACCGCGCGCCCGCCCAGCTGCCGATCCGGTACCTCCAGGACACCGTGCTGCCCGCGTTCCAGCCGCAGTTCGACGCCGGCGTCGGCACCGTGATGATCAATTCCGGTGCGGTGAACGGTGTGCCGGCGCACGCGTCGAAGTACCTGCTCACGACCCAGTTGCGCGAGCGGATGGGCTTCCGCGGCGTGGCGATCACCGACTGGGAGGACATCCGGTTCCTGGTCGACCGCTACCACGTGGCGGCGGACTACCAGGAGGCCATCGCGATGGCCGTGAACGCCGGTGTGGACATGGCGATGGAGCCGTCCAACGCGGCCGAGTTCACGTCCGGGCTGCTCGCGAGCGTGCGCAGCGGTGCCGTCAGCGGGAAGCGGATCGACCAGGCCGTGCGGCGGATCCTGAAGCTCAAGTTCGAGCTGGGCCTGTTCGAGAAGCCGTACGTCGACCCGGAGAAGGCCGACGCGATCGTGAACGGCGCCGACCGCGCGCTGGCTCGTCAGGCTGCGGCGGAGAGCGCGGTGCTGCTGCGCAACGAGGGCGGCGTGCTGCCCCTGTCGTCCAGCGTGGGCAAGCTCGTGGTGACCGGTGACACGGCGGATTCAGCGGCCAGGCAGCTCGGCGGCTGGACCGTCGGCTGGCAGGGCGTGCCCGAGTGGTCGCCGATGCCGCCGACCGTGACGGTGTTGCAGGGCATCAAGGCCGCCGCGCCGTCCGCCAACGTGGTCAGCGCGCCCACGCAGGCCGAGGCGGTCGCACAGGCCGGGGACGCCGACGCGGTGGTCGTGGTGCTGGGCGAGGACCCCGGCGCCGAGGGTGAGGCGGACACCGAGGAGCCCGCCCTCACCGCCGCGCAGCAGGGTCTGGTGGACGCGGTGCGGGCGACCGGCAAGCCGGTCGTGGTCGTGCTGCTGACCGGCCGTCCGCAGGTGCTCGGCACGGTCGCGGACGCTCCCGCGCTGGTCGCGGGCTGGCTGCCGGGGACCGAGGGTGGCGCTGCCATCGCCGACGTGCTGTTCGGCGCGGTGAACCCGAGCGGGAAGCTGCCGGTGTCGTGGCCGAAGTCGGTCGGCGACCAGCCGTTCTCGTACGACCAGGTGCGGGGCGCGAACGCGGCTCCGGGCTCGGGGTACGACCCGGCATTCGCGTTCGGACACGGCCTCTCGTACACGACGTTCACCACGTCGACGCCGACCTTGAAGTCTGCGGAGGTGGGCCGGGACGACAAGGTGAAGGTGTCGGTGAAGGTGGCCAACACCGGTTCGCGGGACGGGACGCTCGTCGTGCCGGTGTACGTGCACCAGCCGGTGAGCAAGGTCCTGACGCCGCAGCAGCGCCTGGTCGCGTTCACCCGGGTCGAGCTGAAGGCCGGTGAGGAGCGGACGGTCGACGTGACGTTCGACGTGAAGCGCCTCGCGGTAACCGCCGGTGACATGGACGGCGGTGGGAAGCCCGAGGTGGCCAAGGGCGCGTACGAGGTCGTGGTCGGCGACGGAAAGGCCCGGTTCACGGTGCGGTGA
- a CDS encoding VOC family protein codes for MSELNSPYTPGTPAWVDMMTTDRQATMDFYGDLFGWDFEVGGPETGYYTMALVRGLPVAGFGEMPPDVMFPVVWTTYLATDDLDESVELLNANGGKVLVPEYDTGGPGRGAIAVDPFGAAFGLWEAGTHIGAYVVNEPGSVVWNELATRDPFGAAEFYQQVFGVELDPLPDFPYTQFQVDGRAVAGVFGMANEIPAEIPPHWMTYFSVSDADATAERVRELGGVTVGDVVESRFGRFTTVGDPMGATFRIIQSPPSTPD; via the coding sequence GTGAGCGAGCTGAACTCCCCGTACACCCCCGGCACACCGGCCTGGGTGGACATGATGACCACCGACCGCCAGGCCACCATGGACTTCTACGGCGACCTGTTCGGCTGGGACTTCGAGGTCGGCGGGCCGGAGACCGGGTACTACACGATGGCCTTGGTGCGAGGGCTGCCGGTGGCCGGGTTCGGCGAGATGCCGCCGGACGTGATGTTCCCCGTGGTGTGGACGACGTACCTGGCCACCGACGACCTGGACGAGTCGGTCGAGCTGCTCAACGCCAACGGCGGCAAGGTGCTCGTGCCGGAGTACGACACCGGCGGCCCGGGGCGCGGGGCGATCGCCGTGGACCCGTTCGGGGCGGCGTTCGGGCTCTGGGAAGCGGGCACGCACATCGGCGCGTACGTGGTGAACGAGCCGGGCTCGGTGGTGTGGAACGAGTTGGCCACCCGTGACCCGTTCGGCGCGGCGGAGTTCTACCAGCAGGTGTTCGGGGTGGAGCTGGACCCGTTGCCGGACTTCCCGTACACGCAGTTCCAGGTCGACGGCCGCGCGGTGGCGGGCGTGTTCGGGATGGCGAACGAGATCCCGGCCGAGATCCCGCCGCACTGGATGACGTACTTCTCCGTGTCCGACGCCGACGCGACGGCCGAGCGGGTGCGCGAGTTGGGCGGCGTCACGGTCGGCGACGTGGTCGAGTCCCGGTTCGGACGGTTCACCACGGTCGGCGACCCGATGGGCGCGACGTTCCGGATCATCCAATCGCCGCCTTCCACCCCAGACTGA
- a CDS encoding SPFH domain-containing protein gives MDVTDVAVQMPVPVVREKEAREVSGWGVLGGAVVVLLAGVAVLVLGSIPGDDGPSIPAIVGGALLIAGSSLVAGGLFTVAPGESRVLQFAGRYTGTVRQDGLRWANPFTTKVKVSTRIRNHETATMKVNDADGNPIEIAAVVVWQVEDTARAKFEVDDFVRFVAIQTETAVRHIATSYPYDNHEETGLSLRENADEITETLSVEIAARVQAAGVKVIESRLTHLAYAPEIAQAMLQRQQAGAVVAARSRIVEGAVGMVQLALAKLAEENVVELDEERKAAMVSNLLVVLCGDRSTQPVVNAGSLYT, from the coding sequence ATGGACGTCACGGATGTTGCGGTGCAGATGCCGGTCCCGGTGGTCCGGGAGAAGGAAGCACGGGAGGTGTCCGGGTGGGGGGTGCTCGGCGGCGCGGTGGTCGTGCTGCTGGCGGGCGTGGCGGTGCTCGTGCTCGGCTCGATCCCCGGTGACGACGGGCCGAGCATCCCGGCGATCGTGGGCGGCGCGCTGTTGATCGCGGGCAGCTCCCTCGTGGCGGGCGGGCTGTTCACCGTCGCGCCGGGCGAGTCGCGGGTGCTCCAGTTCGCCGGCCGCTACACCGGCACGGTCCGCCAGGACGGCCTGCGCTGGGCGAACCCGTTCACCACGAAGGTGAAGGTGTCGACCCGGATCCGCAACCACGAGACCGCGACCATGAAGGTCAACGACGCGGACGGCAACCCGATCGAGATCGCCGCCGTGGTGGTGTGGCAGGTCGAGGACACCGCGCGGGCCAAGTTCGAGGTGGACGACTTCGTCCGGTTCGTCGCCATCCAGACCGAGACCGCCGTGCGGCACATCGCCACCAGCTACCCGTACGACAACCACGAGGAGACCGGGCTCTCTCTGCGGGAGAACGCGGACGAGATCACCGAGACGCTGTCCGTGGAGATCGCGGCCAGGGTGCAGGCGGCGGGGGTGAAGGTGATCGAATCCCGGCTCACGCACCTGGCCTACGCTCCGGAGATCGCGCAGGCGATGCTGCAACGCCAGCAGGCGGGCGCGGTGGTCGCGGCGCGGTCGCGGATCGTGGAGGGGGCGGTCGGCATGGTGCAGCTGGCGCTGGCCAAGCTCGCCGAGGAGAACGTGGTGGAACTGGACGAGGAGCGCAAGGCGGCGATGGTGTCCAACCTGCTGGTCGTGCTGTGCGGCGACCGATCCACCCAGCCCGTGGTCAACGCCGGGTCGTTGTACACCTGA
- a CDS encoding VOC family protein has product MEILSSRVLVRSRDPERVRAFYRDVLGLAVYREFPGGTVFFLGQGFLEVSGTTTEEPTDATQLWMQVRDVAQAAEELAEHVVRPARREPWGLDELWITDPDGRRIVLVGIPADHPLRRDVRE; this is encoded by the coding sequence GTGGAGATCCTGAGCAGCCGAGTCCTCGTCCGCTCCCGCGACCCCGAGCGCGTCCGGGCCTTCTACCGGGACGTGCTCGGCCTCGCCGTCTACCGCGAGTTCCCCGGCGGCACGGTGTTCTTCCTCGGCCAGGGATTCCTGGAGGTCTCCGGGACCACGACCGAGGAGCCCACCGACGCCACGCAGCTGTGGATGCAGGTGCGTGACGTCGCGCAAGCCGCCGAAGAGCTCGCCGAGCACGTCGTCCGGCCCGCCCGGCGCGAACCGTGGGGCCTGGACGAGCTGTGGATCACCGACCCGGACGGCCGGCGGATCGTGCTGGTCGGGATCCCGGCCGACCACCCGCTACGCCGGGACGTCCGCGAGTAG
- a CDS encoding TSUP family transporter — protein sequence MTAALDWPGFGQISLAALLFLCLAAVLAGAVDAVVGGGGLIQLPALLLIAPGGQPLYALATNKIASVVGTAAAVRTYARQTTIDWWSALPMASAAFVGAVGGAAFAGALAPGVLNGVVLVALVGVGLYTWRKPELGAAETPRFARVAQIALMALGGALIGFYDGLAGPGTGTFLVFLLVGLVGFAFLRASATAKIVNVATNLGALLYFIPAGKVLWGLGLVLALCNVTGAVFGARLAVRRGSAFVRRVFLTVVIALVVSLGWKAAIG from the coding sequence GTGACCGCCGCACTCGACTGGCCCGGCTTCGGCCAGATCTCGCTCGCCGCGCTGCTGTTCCTCTGCCTCGCCGCCGTCCTGGCCGGCGCGGTCGACGCGGTGGTGGGCGGTGGCGGCCTCATCCAGCTGCCCGCGCTGCTGCTGATCGCGCCCGGCGGCCAGCCGCTGTACGCGTTGGCCACGAACAAGATCGCGTCGGTGGTCGGCACGGCCGCCGCGGTGCGCACGTACGCGCGGCAGACCACGATCGACTGGTGGTCGGCGCTGCCGATGGCGTCGGCGGCGTTCGTCGGAGCGGTGGGCGGTGCCGCGTTCGCGGGAGCGTTGGCGCCCGGTGTGCTGAACGGTGTGGTGCTCGTCGCGCTGGTCGGTGTCGGCCTCTACACGTGGCGCAAGCCCGAACTGGGCGCGGCCGAGACGCCGAGGTTCGCGCGCGTCGCGCAGATCGCCCTGATGGCCCTGGGTGGCGCGCTGATCGGCTTCTACGACGGCCTGGCCGGGCCGGGCACCGGCACGTTCCTGGTGTTCCTGCTGGTGGGCTTGGTCGGGTTCGCGTTCCTGCGCGCCTCGGCCACCGCCAAGATCGTGAACGTGGCGACAAATCTGGGCGCCCTGCTGTACTTCATCCCGGCCGGGAAGGTGTTGTGGGGCTTGGGACTGGTGCTGGCGCTGTGCAACGTGACGGGCGCGGTGTTCGGGGCACGTCTGGCGGTACGGCGCGGCTCGGCGTTCGTGCGCCGGGTGTTCCTCACCGTCGTGATCGCGCTGGTGGTCAGTCTGGGGTGGAAGGCGGCGATTGGATGA
- a CDS encoding circularly permuted type 2 ATP-grasp protein: MTHSRARTSGLRRTPARAVARLGELFDGYLDPGRPHAGAYDEMFGADASVRSAYRALYDSIAPSRVAELTARSEALDRAFVDQGITFSLSGQERPFPLDLIPRVLTAAEWSKLERGIVQRVRALEMFLADIYGDAQIVRDGVLPRRLITSCEHFHREAALINPPNGVRLHVSGVDLVRDEAGTFRVLEDNLRCPSGVSYVMENRRTMARVFPDLFARHRVRSVGDYAVHLLRALRNAAAPNAADPNVVVLTPGVANSAYFEHSLLARQMGVELVEGRDLFCRDNLVYLRTTEGERQVDVIYRRIDDDFLDPVHFRPDSVLGVAGLLNAARAGNVVIANAVGNGVADDKLVYTYLPEIVQYYLGEKPLLPNVDTFRCWLPEECAHVLDHLDELVVKPVEGSGGYGIVFGPQASTRELNGLRRTIKANPRGWIAQPVVQLSTVPTKVGDRLAPRHVDLRPFAVNDGNSIFVLPGGLTRVALPEGSLIVNSSQGGGSKDTWVLAPRSSTVDRELAEPGLAMSAVDSPAAEQGPELTTSQQQQQQQQEGA, encoded by the coding sequence ATGACGCACAGCCGAGCACGCACGTCAGGACTGCGCCGAACCCCGGCCCGCGCCGTCGCGCGCCTCGGCGAGCTGTTCGACGGCTACCTGGACCCGGGCCGCCCGCACGCCGGCGCCTACGACGAGATGTTCGGCGCGGACGCCTCGGTCCGTTCCGCGTACCGGGCGCTGTACGACTCGATCGCGCCGTCCAGGGTGGCCGAGCTGACCGCTCGGTCCGAGGCGCTGGACCGGGCGTTCGTCGACCAGGGCATCACGTTCTCGCTCTCCGGCCAGGAACGGCCGTTCCCGCTGGACCTCATCCCCAGGGTGCTCACCGCGGCGGAGTGGTCGAAGCTCGAACGCGGCATCGTCCAGCGGGTCCGGGCGCTGGAGATGTTCCTCGCCGACATCTACGGCGACGCCCAGATCGTGCGCGACGGCGTGCTGCCGCGCCGGCTGATCACCTCCTGCGAGCACTTCCACCGGGAAGCGGCGCTGATCAACCCGCCGAACGGGGTGCGGCTGCACGTCTCGGGCGTCGACCTGGTGCGTGACGAGGCGGGCACGTTCCGCGTCCTGGAGGACAACCTCCGCTGCCCGTCCGGCGTGTCGTACGTGATGGAGAACCGGCGCACTATGGCGCGGGTGTTCCCGGACCTGTTCGCCCGGCACCGGGTGCGGTCCGTCGGCGACTACGCCGTGCACCTGCTGCGTGCGCTCCGCAACGCCGCCGCGCCCAACGCCGCCGATCCGAACGTCGTCGTGCTCACGCCGGGCGTGGCCAACTCGGCCTACTTCGAGCACTCGCTGCTGGCCCGCCAGATGGGCGTGGAGCTGGTCGAGGGCCGGGACCTGTTCTGCCGCGACAACCTCGTCTACCTGCGCACCACCGAGGGCGAACGGCAGGTCGACGTCATCTACCGGCGCATCGACGACGACTTCCTGGACCCGGTCCACTTCCGCCCGGACTCGGTGCTCGGCGTCGCGGGCCTGCTCAACGCGGCCCGCGCGGGCAACGTCGTGATCGCCAACGCGGTCGGCAACGGCGTGGCCGACGACAAGCTCGTCTACACCTACCTGCCCGAGATCGTGCAGTACTACCTGGGCGAGAAGCCGCTCCTGCCCAACGTGGACACGTTCCGCTGCTGGCTGCCCGAGGAGTGCGCGCACGTGCTCGACCACCTGGACGAGTTGGTGGTCAAGCCGGTGGAGGGCTCCGGCGGCTACGGCATCGTGTTCGGCCCGCAGGCGTCCACGCGCGAGCTGAACGGGCTGCGCCGGACCATCAAGGCCAACCCGCGCGGCTGGATCGCGCAGCCCGTCGTGCAGCTGTCCACCGTGCCGACCAAGGTGGGTGACCGGCTCGCGCCCCGGCACGTCGACCTGCGGCCGTTCGCGGTGAACGACGGCAACTCGATCTTCGTGCTGCCCGGTGGCCTGACCAGGGTCGCGCTGCCCGAGGGCAGCCTGATCGTGAACTCGTCCCAGGGCGGCGGCTCGAAGGACACGTGGGTGCTCGCGCCCCGCTCGTCCACGGTCGACCGCGAGCTGGCCGAGCCGGGGCTGGCGATGTCCGCCGTGGATTCGCCCGCCGCCGAGCAAGGGCCGGAGCTGACCACGTCCCAGCAGCAACAACAGCAGCAACAAGAGGGGGCGTGA
- the mscL gene encoding large conductance mechanosensitive channel protein MscL, translating into MKNLWLEFKGFALGGNMFDLALGFIIGTAFAALVESLAGNVLMQLVAAIFGQPDFGGFVFTVNNAEIRYGSFLTELLNFLLLGLVLFGLVKLMKMAKLGNFRAQGSRECPHCKEFIAVDADKCKWCTADVHPAVVDDEEGASPAR; encoded by the coding sequence GTGAAGAACCTGTGGTTGGAGTTCAAGGGCTTCGCCCTGGGCGGCAACATGTTCGACCTGGCGCTGGGCTTCATCATCGGCACGGCGTTCGCCGCGCTGGTCGAGAGCCTCGCGGGCAACGTGCTCATGCAGCTGGTCGCGGCGATCTTCGGCCAGCCGGACTTCGGCGGCTTCGTGTTCACGGTCAACAACGCCGAGATCCGCTACGGCTCATTCCTGACCGAGTTGCTGAACTTCCTGCTGCTCGGCCTGGTGCTGTTCGGGCTGGTGAAGCTGATGAAGATGGCCAAGCTCGGGAACTTCCGCGCGCAGGGCTCACGCGAGTGCCCGCACTGCAAGGAGTTCATCGCGGTGGACGCCGACAAGTGCAAGTGGTGCACCGCCGACGTCCACCCGGCGGTGGTGGACGACGAGGAAGGCGCGTCGCCCGCCCGCTAG